The following coding sequences are from one Candidatus Dependentiae bacterium window:
- a CDS encoding cytochrome c biogenesis protein CcdA, which translates to MIKRILSLYSLFIINCCFSFAPNIEWETPSKEATVSFMVPIDQEDALYREYIDFSCDQEWITIHDWKTDIDAVSVYDPIFKENKKIYTQDVTFNIDMTIKKPVTEATLRFTFYRKNKGSIEEKLIHLPLQNEQINKPSISVNLAADVEDSKIELEDTLIDQIEPKAPISLSCKISNLIEHTNSLWLQCLLILLLGALLSLTPCIYPMIPITVGILQGQGSTSFLRNLFVSLCYTMGVATTFALLGTVAAYTGKLFGTFMQSPFVILSIVALLLYLALSMFGLYDMYIPKGFQSNNRFSKGGSPITAFLFGIVSGTVASPCVSPGLALVLSIVTGLGNPFLGFIFLFAFGVGLSLPLMIIGTFSSSLNVLPKAGMWMVEIKKLFGFLMVGMSIYFLGTIIPAYVTTWLFTLLILVAGLYYLKAASKQSTSGKLLYNILGMILIAGSIIFGYFAIRASFNPQDCTVVGLWTENYTCAREQAHHEHKKLLLKVEAPCCSMCTAIDKKFFRNSEIINTLEQAYIPVHIDGSDTVDPTIPDLVKKFSIVGFPTILIIDPIDEVVLKKWASDLYDYSIDEFKQILIDSAR; encoded by the coding sequence ATGATTAAACGCATACTCTCATTATATAGCTTATTCATTATCAATTGTTGCTTCAGCTTTGCACCAAACATTGAATGGGAAACACCAAGCAAAGAAGCAACGGTATCATTCATGGTCCCCATTGATCAAGAAGATGCACTCTATCGTGAATATATCGATTTTTCCTGCGATCAAGAATGGATAACTATACATGATTGGAAAACTGATATTGATGCAGTTTCTGTATATGATCCAATCTTTAAAGAAAACAAAAAAATCTACACGCAAGATGTTACCTTTAATATTGACATGACCATAAAAAAACCGGTAACCGAAGCTACGTTACGTTTTACTTTTTATAGAAAAAACAAAGGCTCAATTGAAGAAAAGCTCATACATCTGCCGTTACAAAATGAACAAATAAATAAACCATCAATTTCAGTTAATTTGGCAGCTGATGTTGAAGATAGTAAAATTGAACTTGAAGACACACTAATTGATCAAATAGAACCGAAAGCACCTATCTCTCTTTCATGTAAAATTTCAAACTTGATTGAACATACCAACTCATTATGGTTGCAATGTTTACTCATTTTACTCCTTGGCGCATTGTTAAGTTTAACGCCATGTATTTATCCTATGATTCCTATTACGGTCGGCATTTTGCAAGGACAAGGATCAACTTCATTCCTACGCAATCTTTTTGTTTCATTATGTTACACCATGGGAGTTGCAACCACCTTTGCACTACTTGGCACCGTAGCTGCTTATACGGGTAAATTATTTGGCACTTTCATGCAAAGCCCATTCGTAATTTTATCGATAGTGGCATTACTTCTTTATCTTGCATTATCAATGTTCGGTTTATATGACATGTATATTCCAAAAGGGTTTCAATCCAATAATAGATTCTCTAAAGGTGGTTCACCAATTACTGCATTTTTGTTTGGTATTGTCAGTGGAACCGTTGCATCACCATGCGTTTCACCCGGATTGGCACTCGTGCTCAGTATTGTAACCGGATTGGGGAATCCATTTTTAGGATTCATATTTTTATTTGCATTTGGTGTTGGACTCAGTTTACCACTTATGATTATCGGTACTTTTTCAAGTTCACTTAATGTATTGCCAAAAGCCGGCATGTGGATGGTTGAAATCAAAAAACTGTTCGGTTTCTTGATGGTTGGCATGTCAATTTATTTCTTAGGTACTATTATACCCGCATACGTAACGACTTGGTTGTTCACTCTACTCATTTTAGTTGCAGGTCTTTATTATCTAAAAGCTGCATCAAAACAGTCAACTTCGGGCAAATTACTCTATAATATACTGGGTATGATATTGATTGCCGGAAGCATTATATTTGGCTATTTTGCAATCCGCGCAAGTTTTAATCCGCAAGATTGTACCGTTGTTGGTTTATGGACAGAAAATTACACCTGTGCGCGCGAGCAAGCTCATCATGAGCATAAGAAACTGTTATTAAAAGTTGAAGCCCCTTGCTGCTCTATGTGTACTGCAATTGATAAAAAATTCTTTAGAAACAGTGAAATCATCAATACATTAGAGCAAGCATATATTCCGGTCCATATTGATGGCAGCGATACTGTTGATCCAACTATTCCGGATTTAGTTAAGAAATTTTCAATTGTAGGATTCCCAACAATTTTAATCATTGATCCGATTGATGAAGTAGTACTCAAAAAATGGGCATCCGATCTGTATGATTATTCAATTGATGAATTCAAACAGATACTCATTGATAGCGCAAGATAA
- a CDS encoding HPF/RaiA family ribosome-associated protein produces MHKRITFRNMDHVAAIENYANDKLAKIEEFLTHEPTPIYIDLVLEPSKVHEHHRVELRIKSPHYDMISNYEGPEFYKVLDRVIDVMLEELHREKRKQLDERNHRIKVSKLREFQEKLPDEDDDDDEV; encoded by the coding sequence AAACGTATAACTTTTCGTAATATGGATCATGTGGCAGCTATTGAAAATTATGCTAATGATAAATTAGCTAAAATTGAAGAGTTTCTTACTCATGAGCCAACACCTATTTATATCGATTTAGTTCTTGAACCATCGAAAGTACATGAACATCATCGTGTTGAATTGCGTATTAAGTCACCGCATTATGACATGATTTCTAACTATGAAGGTCCGGAATTTTATAAAGTTCTAGATCGTGTTATTGATGTAATGCTAGAGGAGTTACATCGAGAAAAAAGAAAGCAACTTGATGAACGTAACCATCGCATTAAAGTGAGTAAACTTAGAGAGTTTCAAGAAAAGTTGCCGGATGAAGATGACGATGATGATGAAGTATAA